Proteins encoded in a region of the Sugiyamaella lignohabitans strain CBS 10342 chromosome B, complete sequence genome:
- the VMA7 gene encoding H(+)-transporting V1 sector ATPase subunit F (Subunit F of the V1 peripheral membrane domain of V-ATPase; part of the electrogenic proton pump found throughout the endomembrane system; required for the V1 domain to assemble onto the vacuolar membrane; the V1 peripheral membrane domain of vacuolar H+-ATPase (V-ATPase) has eight subunits; GO_component: GO:0000329 - fungal-type vacuole membrane [Evidence TAS] [PMID 11780757]; GO_component: GO:0016021 - integral component of membrane [Evidence ISM] [PMID 12192589]; GO_component: GO:0033180 - proton-transporting V-type ATPase, V1 domain [Evidence IEA]; GO_component: GO:0000221 - vacuolar proton-transporting V-type ATPase, V1 domain [Evidence TAS] [PMID 10224039]; GO_component: GO:0000221 - vacuolar proton-transporting V-type ATPase, V1 domain [Evidence TAS] [PMID 9442887]; GO_function: GO:0046961 - proton-transporting ATPase activity, rotational mechanism [Evidence IEA]; GO_function: GO:0046961 - proton-transporting ATPase activity, rotational mechanism [Evidence TAS] [PMID 10224039]; GO_function: GO:0046961 - proton-transporting ATPase activity, rotational mechanism [Evidence TAS] [PMID 9442887]; GO_process: GO:0015991 - ATP hydrolysis coupled proton transport [Evidence IEA]; GO_process: GO:0034220 - ion transmembrane transport [Evidence IEA]; GO_process: GO:0006811 - ion transport [Evidence IEA]; GO_process: GO:0015992 - proton transport [Evidence IEA]; GO_process: GO:0006810 - transport [Evidence IEA]; GO_process: GO:0007035 - vacuolar acidification [Evidence TAS] [PMID 10224039]; GO_process: GO:0007035 - vacuolar acidification [Evidence TAS] [PMID 9442887]), producing MSSSTKAYKDRNFLAVIGDEDSVTGLLLAGIGHVSDNDGERTKNFLVVDAKTATEKIEKAFEEYTTREDIAVLLINQHVSLSDEY from the coding sequence ATGTCCAGTTCTACCAAGGCGTACAAAGACAGGAACTTTCTGGCGGTCATTGGCGATGAAGACTCTGTCACTGGTTTACTATTAGCAGGAATTGGCCATGTTTCTGATAACGATGGCGAAAGAACGAAGAACTTCTTAGTTGTCGATGCTAAAACTGCAACTGAAAAGATTGAAAAAGCGTTCGAAGAATACACCACCCGAGAAGATATTGCTGTTCTTCTTATCAACCAGCATGTAAGTTTATCTGACGAATATTAG
- the STE12 gene encoding homeodomain family transcription factor STE12, with product MSCIYWNNVFYVTGTDIVRCLTYRFEAFGRVIRNRKKFEEGIFSDLRNLKCESDAILEEPKSAFLDFLYKNNCVRTQKKQKVFHWFSVGHDRLFLDALERDLKKESSGKKASTEAVGEPALSFKYDSSQTLHDQLAHIIDGIPKPLAAIADASTSNYLVGQYPFGNMEIGPDEMGSMPLPSGTLDGLGPNMKRQLNFQQHEFQQHPQQHLLNSTSTAGTNSTGLPFTAPAPIYLQSQNQVASGIQQSHHLLQHGGSNSVAISSAQNYPSMDGYYSAITASSNVPSSTMAAVAAAAAASAMAEASYVNTPLEITSLPNNSLISKMSTIEEPILVKPEVESDFPLDYFHDSTSSGQLLTGNFQHFSQPIIPPNGHYVYDDGKTDLETYQTELQAHFDSEQGQSATSEHTGVYGTNGVLQTQLLTSERHTSQNHGRAHADSLDDMDYDSDGFRQNQEDPLRVGMRPKTIRVVPTPIHTALNTPGTRLRIGKFTPNQNQEKARRMERIERIERAYYPTPSESGTSDISIQRVDPDDGIGRGTPQRGGNINNILGGQDLMIGAGSGEDIRNAMFTSNEDYQPVPHPVAATTAYGPGYSTLDVDYWQRY from the coding sequence ATGAGCTGCATCTACTGGAATAATGTTTTTTATGTTACGGGAACAGATATCGTACGATGTTTAACATATCGTTTCGAAGCATTTGGTAGAGTCATCCGTAACCGCAAGAAGTTTGAGGAAGGTATATTCTCGGATTTACGGAATCTCAAGTGTGAATCCGATGCCATATTGGAGGAGCCCAAATCTgcatttcttgatttcttatACAAAAACAACTGTGTCAGAACtcagaaaaaacaaaaagtatTTCACTGGTTCTCTGTTGGTCACGATAGACTATTCCTAGATGCACTAGAAAGGGATCTTAAAAAAGAGAGTTCTGGAAAGAAGGCGTCTACCGAAGCAGTAGGAGAACCAGCTCTATCATTTAAATACGATAGTTCTCAGACCCTTCACGACCAACTTGCCCATATTATAGATGGTATTCCAAAGCCGCTcgctgctattgctgatgcCTCTACATCGAATTATTTGGTGGGCCAGTATCCATTTGGAAATATGGAGATAGGCCCAGATGAGATGGGAAGTATGCCTTTGCCTTCGGGAACGTTGGATGGACTTGGCCCGAACATGAAAAGGCAGTTGAATTTCCAACAGCATGAATTCCAGCAACACCCACAGCAACATCTTTTAAACTCTACATCTACAGCTGGTACAAATTCTACGGGATTGCCTTTCACCGCACCTGCCCCAATATACCTACAGTCACAGAATCAGGTGGCTTCAGGTATACAACAAAGTCACCATTTATTGCAGCATGGCGGCTCAAATTCGGTTGCCATCTCTTCAGCACAGAATTATCCGTCGATGGACGGATATTATAGCGCAATCACTGCATCTAGTAATGTtccatcatcaacaatggcagcggtagcagcggcagctgcGGCCTCTGCGATGGCCGAAGCATCTTATGTCAACACACCGTTAGAAATCACATCGCTTCCCAACAACAGCTTGATAAGCAAGATGTCGACCATTGAAGAACCCATTCTCGTCAAGCCTGAGGTTGAAAGTGACTTCCCGCTAGACTATTTTCATGACAGCACGAGCTCAGGACAGCTCCTCACAGGTAACTTTCAACATTTTTCACAGCCAATTATACCCCCGAATGGCCATTATGTCTATGATGATGGGAAGACAGACCTCGAAACATATCAAACTGAGCTACAAGCACATTTTGACTCTGAACAGGGACAAAGTGCCACTTCTGAACATACTGGTGTTTATGGTACCAACGGAGTGCTCCAAACACAGCTGTTAACTAGTGAAAGACATACCAGTCAGAATCATGGTAGAGCTCATGCTGATTCTTTGGACGATATGGACTATGACTCCGATGGTTTCCGCCAGAATCAGGAAGATCCATTAAGAGTTGGTATGCGACCCAAAACTATCCGTGTAGTTCCAACACCTATACATACTGCTTTGAACACTCCGGGTACTAGATTACGGATTGGGAAGTTCACCCCCAACCAAAACCAGGAAAAGGCTCGACGAATGGAGAGAATTGAACGTATAGAAAGAGCATATTATCCAACCCCATCTGAATCTGGAACTAGTGATATTAGTATTCAACGGGTGGATCCTGATGATGGTATTGGAAGAGGAACTCCACAGCGAGGTGGAAATATTAACAACATATTAGGAGGACAGGACTTAATGATCGGTGCTGGAAGTGGTGAGGATATTAGAAATGCTATGTTTACGAGTAACGAAGATTATCAACCAGTCCCTCACCCTGtagctgctactactgcttATGGACCAGGCTATTCTACACTGGATGTAGACTACTGGCAAAGATATtaa
- the CHS5 gene encoding Chs5p (Component of the exomer complex; exomer also contains Csh6p, Bch1p, Bch2p, and Bud7p and is involved in export of selected proteins, such as chitin synthase Chs3p, from the Golgi to the plasma membrane; Chs5p is the only protein with a BRCT domain that is not localized to the nucleus; GO_component: GO:0005794 - Golgi apparatus [Evidence IEA,IEA]; GO_component: GO:0005737 - cytoplasm [Evidence IDA] [PMID 24390141]; GO_component: GO:0005737 - cytoplasm [Evidence IDA] [PMID 9008706]; GO_component: GO:0034044 - exomer complex [Evidence IDA] [PMID 17000877]; GO_component: GO:0034044 - exomer complex [Evidence IDA] [PMID 23000721]; GO_component: GO:0043332 - mating projection tip [Evidence IDA] [PMID 19053807]; GO_component: GO:0016020 - membrane [Evidence IEA]; GO_function: GO:0003674 - molecular_function [Evidence ND]; GO_process: GO:0006893 - Golgi to plasma membrane transport [Evidence IMP] [PMID 11879634]; GO_process: GO:0006893 - Golgi to plasma membrane transport [Evidence IGI,IMP] [PMID 16498409]; GO_process: GO:0030476 - ascospore wall assembly [Evidence IMP] [PMID 9111317]; GO_process: GO:0006039 - cell wall chitin catabolic process [Evidence IMP] [PMID 9111317]; GO_process: GO:0000282 - cellular bud site selection [Evidence IMP] [PMID 16498409]; GO_process: GO:0000747 - conjugation with cellular fusion [Evidence IMP] [PMID 9111317]; GO_process: GO:0015031 - protein transport [Evidence IEA]; GO_process: GO:0006355 - regulation of transcription, DNA-templated [Evidence IDA] [PMID 17000877]; GO_process: GO:0006810 - transport [Evidence IEA]), with protein sequence MVKVSLTVGKLDASLALLLTEDHHLIEFPTLLLPPDVEAGSIITISCDKDSKLEENDRKVFQTIQEQIVSEFALRKPSPPNLKIKNVTQTSLVLEWDPIDVATADIISLTLYKNGSRFGAIPTPLKRTGTKLSGLAIDSSYTFHLVLKTTAGTFESEKVAVKTHKMTDLSGITVCVGSLDGSEISRADLEETAEKIGAKPLQDSVKLDTTHFICTQPEGAQCKRAQDLNIPVVRPEWLKACESERRLVGVRAYYLNADPKLRPPTFQRSRATSQATIASGPNSPAVNGGTPPASREKTIPEVVQNDRTTTQNSNVPTVHVTAPEDNAESSEAVTKDNLPEDESSAPEPSSSEIPLDEGAHEEEPAAHGTEESTSENVDPKVEDSSPAPVEDHSVNKEAADEEIVASEPSQEVENRQRVETSEEDSTAQVVTEDSTEKEDQKEEASASNASSVEAVNEPSETREEVPDKEQKASAESSHDNDLESTPNETVTSEVAQEDDEDDDDDQEELNANSESVDTSASKKKKNKKKNNKKKNKKKDDAPAPLEDVQL encoded by the coding sequence ATGGTCAAAGTATCTCTCACAGTAGGAAAATTAGATGCGTCacttgctcttcttcttactGAGGACCATCACTTAATTGAATTTCCCACTCTTTTGTTACCACCTGATGTCGAGGCTGGTTCTATAATCACAATTTCATGTGATAAGGATAGTAAACTGGAAGAAAACGATAGGAAAGTCTTTCAAACCATTCAAGAACAAATTGTATCAGAATTTGCATTGCGTAAGCCAAGTCCGCCTAATTTGAAGATTAAGAATGTTACACAGACAAGTTTAGTTTTAGAGTGGGATCCGATAGACGTGGCTACTGCCGATATTATCTCATTAACTCTTTACAAAAACGGTTCTAGATTTGGTGCCATTCCTACaccattgaaaagaacTGGAACTAAACTTTCTGGTCTGGCTATTGATAGCAGCTATACCTTCCATTTGGTCCTGAAAACAACGGCAGGTACCTTCGAGTCCGAAAAGGTGGCTGTTAAAACCCACAAGATGACAGATTTGTCAGGTATAACTGTATGCGTTGGGTCATTAGATGGTAGTGAAATTAGTAGAGCAGACTTAGAGGAAACAGCAGAGAAGATTGGGGCTAAGCCGTTACAGGATTCAGTAAAACTTGACACTACTCATTTTATCTGCACTCAACCCGAGGGTGCACAATGCAAGAGAGCACAAGATTTGAATATCCCTGTGGTTAGACCAGAGTGGTTGAAGGCGTGTGAATCTGAGAGAAGATTAGTCGGTGTAAGGGCATACTATCTTAATGCTGATCCCAAGTTGCGGCCGCCTACTTTCCAAAGATCTCGAGCTACTTCTCAAGCAACGATAGCATCTGGCCCCAACTCACCAGCAGTTAATGGAGGAACTCCTCCTGCTTCACGTGAAAAGACTATTCCAGAAGTCGTTCAGAATGACAGGACAACTACTCAGAACTCTAATGTTCCCACTGTGCATGTGACAGCGCCTGAAGATAATGCAGAGTCATCTGAAGCTGTTACAAAGGACAACTTACCCGAAGATGAAAGTTCAGCACCTGAGCCGTCGTCAAGTGAAATCCCCCTGGATGAGGGAGCtcatgaagaagaaccagctgCTCATGGTACAGAGGAAAGTACTTCCGAAAATGTAGACCCCAAAGTAGAAGATTCCAGCCCAGCTCCTGTTGAAGACCATTCCGTTAacaaagaagcagctgacgaagaaatTGTTGCATCTGAACCTTCTCAGGAAGTAGAAAATAGACAGCGGGTGGAAACCAGTGAGGAGGATAGTACTGCACAGGTTGTTACAGAAGATTCCACTGAAAAGGAGGatcagaaagaagaagcatcaGCGAGtaatgcttcttctgtaGAGGCTGTAAATGAACCCTCAGAAACAAGGGAAGAAGTACCCGACAAGGAGCAGAAAGCCTCAGCTGAAAGTTCACACGACAATGATCTGGAATCAACTCCAAATGAGACTGTAACTAGTGAAGTAGCTCAGgaggatgacgaggatgatgatgatgatcaAGAGGAATTAAATGCTAATTCTGAATCTGTAGACACTTCTGcttcaaaaaagaaaaagaacaaaaagaagaataacaagaagaaaaacaagaagaaagatgaCGCCCCTGCCCCATTAGAAGATGTACAATTATAG
- the PRM10 gene encoding pheromone-regulated protein PRM10, which yields MILISASGYVVTYFINKRLSGASQVSSAISAFVIGILGNVYSRVGHGLAFAAMLPGIFVIVPGGVASQGSLVSGIQVADDIVANRTELANQQAMATSAMSLGITMIQVCIGITVGLFVATLFIYPFGKKRSGLFTF from the coding sequence ATGATTCttatttctgcttctggttaTGTGGTAACTTATTTTATTAACAAGCGATTGAGCGGCGCTTCTCAAGTTTCGTCAGCAATTTCTGCATTTGTGATTGGTATTCTTGGAAATGTATATTCAAGAGTTGGTCATGGTTTAGCATTCGCAGCGATGCTGCCAGGTATTTTTGTCATAGTCCCTGGAGGAGTTGCTTCCCAAGGAAGTTTAGTGTCAGGTATCCAAGTAGCCGATGATATCGTGGCCAATCGTACTGAACTAGCCAACCAACAAGCAATGGCTACAAGTGCCATGTCGTTGGGGATTACAATGATTCAGGTATGTATTGGCATTACTGTAGGACTTTTCGTTGCTACACTATTTATATACCCCTTTGGTAAAAAGAGGTCTGGTCTATTTACATTTTAA
- the CHO2 gene encoding phosphatidylethanolamine N-methyltransferase (Phosphatidylethanolamine methyltransferase (PEMT); catalyzes the first step in the conversion of phosphatidylethanolamine to phosphatidylcholine during the methylation pathway of phosphatidylcholine biosynthesis; GO_component: GO:0005783 - endoplasmic reticulum [Evidence IDA] [PMID 14562095]; GO_component: GO:0016021 - integral component of membrane [Evidence IEA]; GO_component: GO:0016021 - integral component of membrane [Evidence ISM] [PMID 12192589]; GO_component: GO:0016021 - integral component of membrane [Evidence ISM] [PMID 2445736]; GO_component: GO:0016020 - membrane [Evidence IEA,IEA]; GO_function: GO:0008168 - methyltransferase activity [Evidence IEA]; GO_function: GO:0004608 - phosphatidylethanolamine N-methyltransferase activity [Evidence IEA,IEA]; GO_function: GO:0004608 - phosphatidylethanolamine N-methyltransferase activity [Evidence IDA,IGI] [PMID 2445736]; GO_function: GO:0004608 - phosphatidylethanolamine N-methyltransferase activity [Evidence IDA,IMP] [PMID 3066687]; GO_function: GO:0016740 - transferase activity [Evidence IEA]; GO_process: GO:0006629 - lipid metabolic process [Evidence IEA]; GO_process: GO:0032259 - methylation [Evidence IEA]; GO_process: GO:0006656 - phosphatidylcholine biosynthetic process [Evidence IEA]; GO_process: GO:0006656 - phosphatidylcholine biosynthetic process [Evidence IMP] [PMID 23000174]; GO_process: GO:0006656 - phosphatidylcholine biosynthetic process [Evidence IDA,IGI] [PMID 2445736]; GO_process: GO:0006656 - phosphatidylcholine biosynthetic process [Evidence IDA,IMP] [PMID 3066687]; GO_process: GO:0008654 - phospholipid biosynthetic process [Evidence IEA]; GO_process: GO:0006644 - phospholipid metabolic process [Evidence IEA]): protein MSGNLGSETSQIVADSHAGVDDSPQLTKRNVGAKKDTEPQNKTKSDKLNGSSTISLSEEEKKPLSSQIYGRTPSGQVFPVPETHDMVRNLLDPRLKKSLSELAIVSILLSYVVLYFWLPAKARPWVFFFMFAFWRAAYNAGIGWLLSEQSNHKTLTRWAQDLNLFDKEKSGNSTLHQLIKRDLSVKFTNDPVYDFYKVPLEYNTWLVFRNFVDLVLMSDFTCYMLLAFSCASSTSHSWIVVIGRWTAGIILFLFNLWVKLDAHRVVKDYAWYWGDFFFLEDVNLTFDGVFEMAPHPMYSIGYAGFYGISLMAASYTLFFASVLAHAAQFAFLIIVENPHIEKTYNPPVPVAKRDGTRRSSRKSRTSINGSGNITTGIDSASLPATAIEDDHDVNSASANHHVVSEEDLYSKPRSKALLVFYEFNITRSSDILLVLLTLYASSLYFTPNNYFWYTVTFTSALFWRLFHNAGLGYLLRKQSESKYWTRIFLKFGLTPLDAYEQWQVIYNFSTVMSYVSFIVVCLRQWSSPVDIPFWPFRYILGIMLIILQMWTSFSIYESLGEYGWFFGDFFYTKLSQKLTYSGIYRYLNNPERLFGIAGVWGMALLSNSSSVTFLAFIWTFGGIAFIRFVEQPHMQKLYGSQIRREAGVTKTIRQATKLAAPQFESRVNHFQGSFDKVISDTKLAVEGFLNQAKPRISGVKGVVEDTKVLLKQYPARMTIVRVSDDIHVDTSLYSLTISGATGGLNHIPGSSSINQDNNPIARFEYGTPLTVSWTADPKHSNKDWIGLYRLTDNTHPEVTRVSSAGRWSAVDKSGYLDHTDSIIEDNFDHGKVVFSGNTLFWQKGVYEFRYHHDGKHNVMACSPPFEIVATPESIVDDGDGGNSIERTAEGLLKLVRRCYEDSNLEAPEDIDDSLMLTDNSPVVARIAYGIKEVYGVELAPAVIVADDDVRELATRLRKVNIALRPFVTATSSPPSEP, encoded by the coding sequence ATGAGTGGAAACCTTGGTTCCGAGACCAGCCAGATAGTGGCAGATTCCCACGCAGGGGTCGATGACTCGCCTCAATTAACGAAGAGAAATGTTGGAGCAAAGAAAGATACTGAGCCCCAAAATAAAACGAAATCTGATAAATTAAATGGTAGTTCAACGATCTCTTTgtctgaagaagaaaaaaaacctcTGTCTTCACAGATCTATGGCCGAACGCCTTCTGGTCAAGTATTTCCCGTTCCCGAGACTCATGATATGGTTCGTAACCTACTGGACCCTAGATTAAAGAAGTCATTATCTGAATTGGCCATTGTATCGATTCTGTTGTCCTATGTGGTTCTTTACTTCTGGCTTCCAGCCAAGGCACGCCCCtgggtcttcttcttcatgtTTGCTTTCTGGAGAGCTGCTTATAATGCTGGTATCGGTTGGCTACTCTCTGAACAGTCAAATCATAAGACTTTGACTCGATGGGCTCAAGATTTAAATCTATTCGACAAAGAGAAAAGCGGTAATTCCACTCTTCATCAATTGATTAAACGAGATTTGTCTGTGAAATTTACCAATGATCCCGTTTATGACTTCTACAAGGTCCCTCTCGAATACAACACCTGGTTGGTGTTTCGTAACTTCGTTGATCTCGTATTGATGAGTGATTTTACCTGTTATATGTTGCTGGCATTCAGCTGTGCATCTTCTACGAGTCATTCGTGGATTGTAGTAATTGGTAGATGGACGGCCGGAATAATTCTGTTCCTGTTCAATCTGTGGGTGAAATTGGATGCTCATAGAGTTGTTAAAGACTATGCCTGGTATTGGGgtgacttcttcttccttgaaGATGTCAATCTTACATTTGACGGTGTATTTGAAATGGCCCCTCACCCTATGTACTCAATTGGATATGCTGGTTTCTATGGAATCTCACTTATGGCAGCATCGTATactcttttctttgcttcTGTATTAGCGCATGCTGCTCAGTTTGCATTTCTGATTATTGTGGAAAACCCACACATTGAGAAAACTTACAATCCGCCTGTTCCAGTTGCGAAACGAGACGGAACTCGCCGTAGTTCTCGCAAATCAAGAACCAGCATCAATGGAAGTGGAAATATCACTACCGGGATCGACAGTGCTTCTCttcctgctactgctattgAAGATGACCACGATGTAAACTCTGCCTCTGCCAATCATCATGTTGTTAGTGAAGAGGATCTGTATTCTAAACCACGTTCGAAGGCTCTCCTTGTGTTCTACGAGTTTAATATAACACGATCGTCTGATATTTTACTCGTTCTTCTCACATTATATGCTTCTTCATTGTACTTCACTCCCAACAACTACTTCTGGTACACTGTCACATTTACATCGGCTTTATTCTGGCGATTGTTCCATAATGCTGGTTTGGGATATCTCCTTCGTAAACAGAGTGAGAGCAAGTATTGGACCCGTATTTTCCTCAAGTTTGGTCTGACTCCTCTGGATGCCTATGAGCAATGGCAGGTTATATACAACTTCAGTACAGTTATGTCATATGTTAGTTTTATTGTTGTTTGCCTTCGTCAGTGGTCCTCGCCAGTTGACATCCCGTTCTGGCCTTTCAGATATATCCTCGGTATTATGCTTATCATCCTACAAATGTGGACTTCGTTTTCTATTTACGAATCTCTAGGAGAGTATGGTTGGTTTTTTGGGGACTTTTTCTATACAAAGCTATCTCAAAAGTTGACCTACTCGGGTATTTACAGATATCTCAATAACCCCGAGAGACTATTTGGCATTGCAGGAGTATGGGGTATGGCTCTTCTTTCTAACTCATCTTCTGTGACGTTTTTGGCCTTCATTTGGACCTTTGGCGGTATTGCATTTATCAGATTTGTGGAACAACCACATATGCAAAAGTTATATGGTAGTCAAATCAGGCGTGAGGCAGGTGTTACCAAAACCATTCGACAGGCTACTAAACTGGCAGCTCCACAATTTGAAAGTAGAGTTAACCATTTCCAGGGTTCATTCGATAAGGTTATTTCAGATACAAAGCTAGCAGTTGAAGGATTCCTAAATCAAGCAAAGCCCCGTATCTCGGGCGTAAAGGGTGTCGTTGAAGATACAAAAGTTTTACTGAAGCAATATCCTGCTAGAATGACCATTGTACGTGTCTCCGATGACATTCATGTGGATACCTCTTTGTATTCATTAACTATATCTGGCGCCACCGGTGGATTAAATCATATTCCCGGATCTTCCAGTATTAATCAAGACAACAATCCTATTGCCCGGTTTGAGTATGGTACACCGCTAACGGTCTCGTGGACTGCCGACCCTAAACATTCAAATAAAGATTGGATCGGCTTGTATCGTCTGACTGACAATACCCATCCAGAAGTCACTCGTGTTTCGAGTGCCGGTAGATGGTCTGCCGTGGACAAGTCCGGCTATTTGGACCACACAGATTCTATTATAGAGGACAATTTCGATCACGGTAAGGTGGTTTTCTCTGGCAATACGCTGTTCTGGCAGAAGGGCGTCTATGAGTTCAGATATCACCATGATGGTAAGCATAATGTTATGGCATGCTCTCCACCTTTCGAAATTGTGGCTACTCCGGAGTCAATTGTAGATGATGGCGATGGTGGAAATAGTATCGAACGTACTGCTGAAGGTTTGTTAAAGCTTGTGAGAAGATGCTATGAAGACAGTAATCTCGAGGCGCCTGAAGATATCGATGATAGTTTGATGTTGACAGATAACTCACCTGTCGTGGCTAGAATTGCCTATGGAATCAAGGAAGTATATGGTGTTGAACTGGCTCCAGCTGTTATAGTtgctgacgatgatgtGCGCGAGTTGGCTACCAGATTGCGCAAAGTCAATATTGCTTTGCGCCCGTTCGTCACAGCTACTTCATCACCTCCATCTGAGCCATGA